A genomic window from Colletotrichum destructivum chromosome 7, complete sequence includes:
- a CDS encoding Putative zn(2)Cys(6) fungal-type DNA-binding domain-containing protein — translation MLRGLSSKSLENPVTSDPSPPCHDMVTTRSTSAQGAGSGSIKRTRKQNGKSRQGCSQCKTRRIKCDENQPACTNCVKIGVQCPGFEQQLRWSNKHEQLSTVSFVEARRDRPGHCNAPPTEARMTEPEHISPTDQETNDPSSLDTALSSVLESGLLSLDARPDISLLVPTIRLPTAHDNAVAI, via the exons ATGTTGCGGGGTTTGTCATCCAAGTCCCTTGAAAACCCTGTGACATCCGACCCTTCCCCCCCATGCCACGACATGGTGACAACACGCTCAACATCTGCCCAAGGGGCTGGTTCGGGCTCAATCAAGCGTACCCGTAAACAGAACGGCAAGTCACGGCAGGGCTGTTCACAATGCAAGACCAGACGA ATCAAATGCGATGAGAATCAACCAGCATGTACGAATTGCGTGAAAATTGGGGTTCAGTGTCCCGGATTTGAGCAGCAGCTGCGCTGGTCGAACAAGCACGAACAACTCTCCACGGTATCCTTCGTCGAGGCACGTCGAGATCGACCAGGCCATTGCAACGCTCCCCCCACGGAAGCTCGGATGACTGAACCTGAGCACATCAGCCCAACGGATCAAGAGACGAATGACCCAAGTTCCCTCGATACTGCTTTATCTAGTGTACTCGAATCCGGCCTCTTATCTCTTGACGCTAGGCCGGACATCTCACTCTTGGTTCCCACAATCCGACTACCAACAGCCCACGACAATGCGGTAGCTATTTGA
- a CDS encoding Putative class II aldolase/adducin: protein MSATQSETATVAQTVRSSEAQQAGKTPLQLLSQGTCLPGIPQHPTFAAHRQWLLEQMALAFRVFARKGYTDGLAGHISVRDPENPHTFWTNPLAVHFGLLKASDMILVDYAGKPIGGNMSRPANAAGFLIHSAVRRARPDVIAACHTHSPHGMAWSAFGRPLEMITQDAAYLYGDAQAVYQDFGGVVLTEEEGERIGAALGPRGKGMILQNHGLLTVGTTVEEACFLMTLMERACQCQLLAEAAAANGLRKVLVPDASAKYTFENSSDPETLYWEGRPDLQYEEHKSKGEHRG, encoded by the exons ATGTCGGCGACACAGTCTGAGACGGCCACCGTGGCCCAAACCGTGCGGTCAAGTGAAGCCCAGCAGGCCGGAAAGACGCCTCTGCAACTGCTCTCTCAGGGGACTTGTCTTCCAGGCATTCCACAACACCCTACCTTTGCTGCACACAGACAGTGGCTGCTAGAGCAGATGGCACTCGCTTTCCGTGTTTTCGCACGCAAGGGGTACACCGATGGGTTGGCTGGTCACATTTCTGTGCGAGACCCGGAAAACCCACACACATTTTGGACC AATCCCTTGGCTGTGCACTTTGGCCTGTTGAAAGCGAGTGACATGATTCTGGTCGACTACGCAGGCAAGCCGATCGGCG GGAACATGAGTCGGCCAGCAAACGCCGCTGGCTTCTTGATCCACAGCGCTGTGCGCAGGGCTCGACCAGACGTCATTGCTGCCTGCCATACTCATAGTCCTCACGGTATGGCATGGAGTGCTTTCGGACGCCCTCTCGAAATGATTACTCAAGATGCTGCCTACTTGTACGGTGATGCCCAGGCGGTGTACCAG GACTTTGGAGGCGTCGTGCTCACAGAGGAGGAAGGTGAACGTATTGGTGCCGCGTTAG GACCGAGAGGCAAGGGCATGATTCTGCAAAATCATGGACTCCTGACCGTTGGGACGACGGTTGAAGAGGCATGCTTTTTGATGACTCTCATGGAGCGTGCTTGTCAATGTCAGCTACTTGCCGAAGCTGCAGCGGCAAATGGATTGCGCAAGGTCCTCGTTCCCGATGCGAGCGCAAAGTACACATTCGAAAATTCGAGTGATCCGGAAACCCTCTACTGGGAGGGACGGCCAGACTTGCAGTACGAAGAACACAAGTCAAAGGGGGAGCATCGAGGTTGA
- a CDS encoding Putative TauD/TfdA-like domain, gamma-butyrobetaine hydroxylase-like, GBBH-like domain superfamily, translating to MFKIPLVTRYFRSLVPRDQAVNTQFPITQAVQAHVVARAISPRNVIFPPRRLLSITQPWINNKNPRARRQGAHVLTLSWSTPASPANETTARRFYSSTQARNALASGKTEQKLLAAQRSSRVPIVVDGETVEFSAILLRDSCQCPLCVHESTNQRLFSTADIPSDIQARTIETDAATDSVSITWERDAAGYTTQHTTMIELAALRELSRSGCPPGAYQTAPPQRLWTQKALNLPDYDYNTYMQDDSMLYDVINQLRIDGLAFVNNVPGTEEALATIATCIGPVKDTFYGYTWDGMRTLPNPDFPSSFGPQLTSMAVCTVPEAINAAYTSHDLGFHTDLLYFEQPPHIQLLHCVQSASTGGASVFADAYRAAVDLFHMDLDAFDTLATVPVNYHYNHPDSNVYRTTKPVIDLRPLRIGDTVYTHLQDYIKGWSQLSSRQGGPEWTEAMLVDCIGKINWGPPFLAPFSNHDDSKQLWKAAQPALSALNRKVDKWHQAASKFNALLQRPEYLILHSRRAFGMADVGKPRWLRGTYVDKDPYYSKLRVLQNKIDR from the exons ATGTTTAAAATCCCCTTGGTGACTCGTTACTTCCGGAGCCTGGTTCCTCGAGACCAAGCCGTCAATACACAATTTCCCATCACGCAGGCCGTCCAAGCTCATGTCGTAGCGAGAGCCATCTCACCAAGGAATGTAATCTTTCCACCGCGTCGATTGCTCTCCATCACGCAGCCCTGGATAAACAACAAGAACCCAAGAGCCAGGCGTCAGGGAGCGCATGTTCTGACG CTATCGTGGAGCACACCGGCAAGCCCAGCGAACGAGACTACCGCTCGACGTTTCTACTCGTCGACGCAAGCTAGGAATGCTCTTGCCTCGGGAAAGACTGAGCAAAAGCTTTTGGCTGCTCAACGGTCTTCCAGGGTGCCCATTGTGGTTGATGGGGAGACAGTTGAATTTTCGGCCATTCTCTTGAGAGATTCCTGTCAATGCCCGTTGTGCGTGCACGAGTCGACGAACCAAAGGCTTTTTTCGACTGCCGACATTCCCAGCGATATCCAGGCCCGGACTATCGAGACGGATGCTGCCACAGACTCCGTGAGTATCACATGGGAGAGGGATGCAGCCGGGTACACGACCCAACATACTACAATGATTGAACTGGCAGCGTTGAGAGAACTCAGTCGCTCAGGTTGTCCTCCTGGGGCTTACCAGACGGCCCCGCCGCAAAGGTTGTGGACTCAGAAGGCTCTTAACCTGCCGGACTATGACTACAACACGTATATGCAAGACGACAGCATGTTATACGACGTAATCAATCAGCTACGAATCGATGGTCTAGCTTTTGTTAACAACGTTCCCGGCACCGAAGAGGCCCTCGCTACAATCGCAACCTGCATCGGACCTGTCAAGGATACATTCTACGGCTACACCTGGGACGGTATGCGCACCTTGCCTAACCCTGATTTTCCGTCCTCTTTCGGCCCTCAGCTAACGTCCATGGCAGTCTGCACCGTTCCCGAGGCAATCAACGCCGCGTACACTTCGCACGACCTAGGCTTCCACACGGACCTGTTGTATTTTGAGCAACCGCCACACATCCAACTTCTACACTGTGTCCAGTCTGCATCGACAGGCGGGGCCAGTGTATTTGCAGATGCTTACAGAGCCGCGGTGGACCTGTTCCACATGGACCTGGACGCGTTCGACACTCTTGCGACGGTCCCGGTGAACTATCACTACAACCATCCAGACTCCAATGTGTACCGCACAACCAAGCCGGTTATTGATTTGCGACCCCTCCGGATTGGCGACACCGTCTACACCCATCTTCAGGACTACATCAAGGGCTGGAGCCAGCTTTCTAGCCGCCAAGGTGGACCTGAATGGACGGAAGCTATGCTTGTTGATTGCATTGGCAAAATCAACTGGGGCCCTCCGTTCCTTGCACCGTTTTCCAACCACGATGATTCGAAGCAATTATGGAAAGCCGCCCAGCCCGCTCTTTCAGCGTTGAACCGCAAAGTTGACAAGTGGCACCAAGCCGCCTCCAAGTTCAACGCCCTTTTGCAACGTCCAGAGTACTT AATATTACACTCCCGAAGAGCCTTTGGCATGGCTGACGTCGGAAAACCAAGATGGTTGAGAGGCACCTACGTCGACAAGGATCCTTACTACAGCAAGCTGCGTGTGTTGCAGAACAAGATAGACAGATAG